The genomic stretch AATCTATTCCAAAACAAAAAGCTGGAGCAATAATGATTTCTTCAAAGATATCCAAAGCCTAATGTCTAACAAGAGTGCCATTCAACTCTTGGTCAGTTTAGATAACTGCAAGAGTGTGATTAGAACATTAACATACCTTAACTGCAAGTTCTCCAATAACCCAGCATGCATTATTTACTATTGAAATAGCCTCTAACAAAGGAAGAAAGAATCAATATTATTTAGatttaacataaaatttttagtaCATGTCCTCTAATTATTGCTTTTCTCTTAAACAATACTATTCAGATTTAGAATAAATATGTCATCACTCTCTGTTATTCATATTCACATCATCAACAGGAGCAATTATAAGTTACAcatcaacaacaccaataaTTAAATCACAACAacacaataaaaataagaaaaaaaaataaaaacagacaAAATTCAAACTCAGATGAGGGCCAGAACTCAAACCGAGTTGAGGGAGAGGGAGCAGTGGAGCACAGGCGATGGAATTAGAACAGACAACGGCCGTGGAACAGAAGCAACGTAATGCGACGATAAAAATGAGCTGCGACGGCGGCTGGACCAGATTTGACGGCAGCGACACAGCTTGAAGAAGAGAACAGTGGCTAGGGTTTTTCTTTGAGAGAGAAGAGCTTCAATGTCTCGGTGTGAGTAGTGAGCAAAGGTGAGAAGACGAAGGAGAAGGGCGACGGTGAGTGGGGTGAGCAAAGGTGAAGACGAAGGAGAAGGGCGACGGTGAGTGGTGATTAGCGAAGGTGAGTAATACGtagtatcatgacatggtattagagcgCTAGATTCAAAAAGGTGATATAATTTATAGAGTTCCGTTGGATGTACCGATGGAGTAAGTGTCGAAGTCCATGGTCCCAtcactaaataataataaataaaaatagtaaaataagcACACGGCATATATATTCCACGTTAGAGACAAATTAAAGCCAGGCTAGTTTGAAAGGTGTATATTATATCGTAGCTGAAGACTTATACTTACCTGTAGACTGAGTTGCTAAGtcttggctttttctttctctcgtTTTCCTCTTTTCATCAAAAAGGCCAAATTGGCATGATGGCACTATCTATTACGATATATGTTAAACCAATAAACTATAACTAAccacaaaagaaaaagaaaaatcctAGGAAAGAACAATAGAAGCTCCCTTAGGAAAATTTTTCCCTCCTTAATACGGGTCAACTTTattaaaaatcacaaaataatattattctactctcatcaaataataataataataataataataataataataataatatcgcATATATATTCGACGTTAGACAAAATCAAAGCTAGGTAGTTTGAAAGGTATGTATTATATTGTAGCTGAAGACCTATACTTTGCTGTAGACTTTGTAACAAAAAGACCAAATTGGTATATATTGTCATTCATCGTTTttattgtaattcaatggttGGTTTATGGCCTGATGGGACTATCAATTATTCAATTACAATATATATTAAAgcaataaattataaaaaatactcaCATAATGACATCTTTATATGAAAATAACATTGTGGACCCTTAAATAGTTAATTAAACATATTTAGTCAATTATATCAACTTATCTAATAGTCTGCAATACTATCTTCGTGTGAAAATGTCATCATGAAAGTATTCACCATAAATTATTaccacaaaataaataataaataaaaaatcctaagAAGGAATAATATAGAAGCTGACGTAGGAatttttttccttctccttccggatgaatttttaaaatcgcataatttgtatattaaaaatcTTGAGCTTTAGTTAAATAGCAGCACTGAACCACTCATCTTTGTCACCCCAAACAAAATAGGATATGCATGCAATGGCAAAGAAGATCGcgaattttctttttctactactTGCAGCTCTTTCTTTCGTAGCCACGGTCCAAGGCCAGGATCAATCAGCAGGTTTGATtacttattaaaataaaaaatagtagagTGTCattgtaatttattatttttaattattatttaactgttaattaatttttttagtctaatttttttaatttaccaGTTCAATAACATATTTCATCTCATATGATaataaaaaacaagaaattttgatagccttctagcatttttttattaaaatttgaacaGTCATTTTAAATTTTGCAATTTCTTTAACATAATAAAGTTTCGTGATTTCTAGCAGGATTCATTAGTATAGATTGTGGACTACCTGAAAATTCCAACTATACTGAGAAGAGCACCGGAATCAATTACATTTCAGATGCTAATTTTATTGATTCTGGTGTGAGTAAGACTGTGTCGCCCCAAGATAAGACTACTCATCCACAATACTTTACTTATCTTCGAAGTTTTCCTAATGGAACAAGAAACTGTTACAGAATAAATGTAATTAGTGCTACTAGATATTTAATCAGAGCTAGTTTCCTGTACGGAAACTATGATGGTCTTAATAAGTTCCCAGAATTTGATCTTTATTTTGGAGTTCATTTTTGGGACACGGTGAAATTTACAGATTCATCAGTCAGCATAAATTATGAAATTATACACACTCTATCGACGGATTATATCCATATCTGTATGGTTAACAAAGGCACAGGGATCCCATTCATTTCAGTTATAGAAATGAGGATTTTGGACAATGCCAACTCTACTTATGTCACTGAAGACCGATCTACATCATTGGCACGATTCCGAAGGTTGGCTTTTGGTATCACCAACTTAACATACAGGCGAGTCCctttttttcaaatatatataattgattcATATTTGCAACTTAATAGTAATAGAAACTTATTACTTGTTACATTGGTTGAATTCATCGTATCTTCACAAAGTGAAAAActataaaatacaaaagaaaaaactaTACAGATGAGTATTTAgtttataatatatatgtacGAATTTCATTATGAGAACAAAGATAATTGTTATATGactaacatttttttatatttaaactaATACTAACCAActctctattttaattttttatattaaaaacgTTGGTTCctgatatatatatttttttaaaataaattatatatgcaatttgtttttaatatttatcaaaaattttaaaatatttaatttgattcaatttaattctcaatattttaaataaattttattttttcatttttaatagttttatgTTTTAAGCTTTTTTATTTGTACATTTTTACTTATTTAACCCACTATACATGAAACCCAAATTTATTGTGCTGTATGAGTGTGTTTGTGTGTGTCACTCTGTGACTGTATATCAGTGTGTCTGTGCGTCTTGGATCATGTCAGGAAGTGGTTGTGTTGATCAAGCTCCTAACAATGATTTTGATATTCACACTTAAATTCAAAGGAAGTGAAGCTTTTCCGCTCTATTTGAAGAGCGTGGTGATAATATTCTTAATATCCTACTATTACATTATTAGggtattttttagaatttatttgggtgaatttttaaaaaaagatttttttttagttattttttttagaaaattttataaaaaaaataaaaataattttatgtttggatatctcatgtaaaaagatttttttatctattaattatgtttgggtataacaatataaaaatacttttttatttatttattacataaaaaatatctttttttaaagagaaaaagatcttttaaaaaaagatgtaaattacaatttctcaaaaaagatatatatttttttatttttctaatgcttttacttttattattagaaatttgtcaaacacactaaaaaataaaaaaaatcttttttttcattaaaaaaatctttttttattaaaataatgacGCTCAAACAAGCACTTAGTATTAAAGTTCATcatttaaataaataagtacTTATTCATAAGAATGTCGATGCTCTCATTTGGGCATGTGTTGGATTTGTGCCTTTGGTGAAGATGGTAATATTtcatcaattatttttaatttgagctAAAATCTAtcattcatttattttattttgattatgtGATAATATCactcattttaaaattttaaactgaCAATAATATTTCATCaattagttatatttttaatattttttctcaaataaaaattattttttggacatatatataattttaaaactatGTCATAATaccatttattttaaaaatttaaaattaatgataatcagtggctaagagaaaggggttgaatcttagtccccttttttttaatactaatttCTGATTTTTTAAAGAACTTTAAGAGATATTTCTGCTTTTTGTCTCGTGTTGAGTTGAGAAACATTTTTGTTTGCCTCGTACCGAATTGAGAAATAGTTTTGTTTTTGTCTCCTGATAAACAGAAACagagaaaggagtaagaaaaaAGAATTAACACCAGATATATCATGGTTCAGCCACTAGGTGTAATGTGGTCTACATCCAGTCTTCATCACAATAATGATGTAATTTCACTATGTTTTCACAATATTACAAACACCAATTTCTCCCTAGAAACTACCCATTTCTATCTGGGACAAATCACCACAGGATCATGAAACACAGCAGAAAGATGTACAAAAAAACTCTGAGACATCTTTGGCTTTTTCTCTAATTTTGATCACTACCTTTTTCCTCTCactggctttttcttacaaacttTACCATATTTGCCTTTTTCACTATGAGACACAGACAGacaaaactaagaaaaagaaaacaaaatgaatACCATTGAAAGAGAAGAACTTAGGAAGCTCGGATAGCTAGCTATGAGAACTCTGTGCTTTCACTTTCTCTCCTTGATCTCAACCCTTGGCCGTTCACCCTTAATATAGAAGGGGAAGCTTCCAAGGTTGAAAACGGTTCAACCAAACAACTTCTTCTCCAACCAAGAGCAGCAGTGGTTCggacaaagagaaaagagagagagagaaaatcaaaaaccAACATGCATGTCCCTTTCTCAACCCTTTTTATCAAACTCCTTCAATCTGAACCCTTGATCTTGTCTTTGGCTCCAAGAAAAGATTCGGACCTTTGATGAGCTCCTGACCCAAGACAGTTGCTTGCCTTtcatttttgctttttcctaCGTGTAGCACAGCGTGCTATCTTTCTTCTTTGATGAACAAAATGTAACTAAACTTTTTCAACTTAGATTTGCTTCTTCACCGAGGCAAATTGTTTCTTTTCTTGGCATCAAAATCTTAAAGCCATCTTCTAAAATCTTTCCTTCTGAAGTAAAGATCTTTAATAATCTTTCTACTTTATAGCCTTTTTTCTTCTATAGcttcttctatcttcttttCTAATGGATTGACATGAGCAAAAacaagagagaggagagaggagagagaagagagaagctTTCAATGCACAATAAACTCAATTTAATTTTGAGTTTCGATTACCAAGGAGTACATTTAAccaaattgaattttgaattccaATCATAAGAAAAGTAGGTAATCGAACCAAGTCTTGATCCATTTCTTCTTCTAGTTCGGATCAATGATGATGTTGGACCAAGAGAATGTTAACTTGGGCTTTGTATTAGCTTCTTAATCTAAttgttttattattcttttaaaaattcagCCACTTAGAATGAAATAATTTTGCTTAAAAGCTGAACAAACTTTAAATCACAGTGGGCTTGATTCAATTTGGCCTAATCATAAATTGTTTGcacattaacaaaaatattaaacaatatattgaaagtaaataataatttaataattttttaaacaatattttaataatgtttgatcattattttaattaaattcaagttttttaaattcaacaaaataaataaaaaaataacataaataattatatttttaatatcctAACAGATTGTTTATATAATTGACtattgattataattaataaccaTTGACTATTGATTATAAGTAATAAGTTATAAAGAGGAAGCAGAATCAGAGGAGATTTTGAATGAGAAAATTGAACATCATTTAAGGGACACTTGAATTCGATAGTGGTACGTgaatattttgtaattttttttctctttcgtaTGTGTTTATCATTTAggttttttttcatttaaataaaataaattatttatttattcaaatacTACACAATTCTGCCGTTTTAAATATTTAGTTGTGTTTTTTCTGGTAAAAAAAGGTGGAAACAAAATTGATAATATTTAGATTGGTGTTAGCAACAAGGAAAATGGTCAATGGATTGGAGCAATTTTTTTCTCCCTATTTTTTCGATCAAGGCCGGCaaataaatttagattttttaaattttaaatttttattttaaaagataaagcataattttttacttttaaattattttttttattttttttgttccatctataaaataaattataaaaaattatattttatcttttaaaataaaattcaaaatttaaagaatttaaATCTGACAATAATAAACTCAAAAAAAGATGAGAAAAAATCATTATCAATTAATTTACGACGAAGAGTGGGAGATGATCATAATTTTCTCTCTCAGATgatcataaaaatatatatatgtatttttttcacTTCAAACACTAGCATAAACATTGTAATTTTTGTTTTCGCTTTttttactaataaaaatacaattaaatacACAAATTGGTAAATTTCTGTATCCTAATTTAAACGAATAAataaagaatttattttatttaaattaaaaaaacctTTATCATTTAGTTATGTGTTTGTCATATATTTATGTGAACCCACaccctctcttttttttttataatttcaacATGATCATTATtatgtttttgttatttttaattttcatataaatttaattttatattttattagtatgTTTATGCAATATGAAATGATTAAATGTTatgtttgattgaaaaattttgatttgtttCGAGTAAAGTTGGGTAAGATGGAGTTTGAAATTTTAGGATTCAAATAAGATTAAGATTAAGATATTTTCAACGTGCGGATAAAATAAGATTGAGTTTTAAAGAGAATTTAAATTCACGGATAGAATTATAGTATAGTTTAAACCCTAACTTATGCTATCTATATTGCCAATCCTAAACTAGATAACGGAATAGAATGAAAAGAACGGTAGTGATAAAAGTGACGTTGATGATTTaatagaaaagataaaattattattattatggttaaatattttttttgtcccTAAGGTTTGAgatcaaaattaaaatcgttttcgaccttttttttatattaaaatcatCTTCAACGTTACAAAATGttataaaatcgtccttttaTCTATAAAcgatattttttgaataattttgtccttaaataaaaataaaaaaattctcttTACCCTCACCACTAACTCTtgtatcatcatcatcatcgctACGCATTTCTCTTCCTCTCCCTTTCCTCAATGTCGTTACCATGGCCACCATAACCATTACCACTGTCCACTGTCACCATAACCATCACACCTTTTTTCTCTCTATTACCTGTTCATCATCATAAATTACTATCACCTGTCCACAAACTAAATTCAGCAATAACAACAATTAAATCAAGCAATTTCAGTAAATTCAACAATAGCAAattcagcaacaacaacaagcacaaaataaatcaacagcaacaacaacatccacaaaataaatcaacaaaaattgTAGACTTAACAACAATATAACAATTATCAACCGCAACTTCAGATTCAAAATCAGCAACAACagaacttaaaaaaataaaaaaagaaatgatGTTTACgttcttcaaaaataaaaaaaataaaaaaatgaagaaggaaGTGACGTGCGAAAACCTATTGCTGCTGACACTGTCGTAGCTGTGGGTGATAGAGCTCGACGTTGACAAAGCAGCTCCCACCTCAGTCACAACGTGATGGTGGCGGCCGCACTGGAGTAGGAGACCCAAATCGACAGCCTGAGCTGAAACGACACCATTGAGGTCAATGCTGACATAGTTGTCGTTGAGGGTTAAGGAGGGGTCGGGATTGCCGAGGGAGTGGTCATAGTAAGAGATGAAGAAGGCGAGGCCAACGCCAATAGAAGAAGGGTTGAGATTGGTGATGATGGAGAGGGAGAAGAAGGTGGACAAGGAGGCGGGGCGGAGATGATAAGGTAGCAgaaaggaagagaagaagaattaaGGTTTTTTTTAGGGTGAAAGGAGGTGTTCGAAGAGAGTAGGAGGAAGGGGATAGGGAGGAAGAGATATCGGGGGTGACCAGGTGTTTGGCGggtttgtttttgtttttttaatattatttttattaattgttaagggtaatttggtcaaaaaaattaaaattgaggtagaaaatgatgattttataacgttttgtaatgttgaggatgattttaataaaaaaaaaggtcggggacgattttgattttgacatCAAATCTTAGGGACAAAAAAAGTACTTAacccttattattattagagttTAATTAAGTTGTACTCTAAAGACACATGTTAAGATACTAAAGAAATTAGGAGGGTTAGGTGTGAGAGATGCGATGGTTCGTAACACCGCCTTATTATTTAAGTGGTGGTAGAGATTTTCTAAGAAAGATTGTCCATTATGAAAGAAAATTGTGTGCTTCTACAATAATTTGAACCCTAGCCAGTTATTGTTTACTCAAGCTTTACTAGCAAAGGGGGCCTATGGAGAGATATATATTACCTGCAAATAGAAGGATAAAATGTCAGACAAAAGATAATTGATAGACTTGTTATGGAAGTAAGAGATGGTAGATCAACCAAAATTTGAGATGATACATGGTTACAGTCAggaaagttaaaaaaaaaaaaaatcatttttgaaGCTCTTCTTGATTTCAAATAACAAAGAATTTGTAATTGGGAACTGTGGATTTTGAGATGGGATAGAGTAGGTGTGAAACTTCCAATGGAGGGAACTCCGCCAATAGAAGACTGACAGTTTGAATCAATTACTTGATATCTTGCATGCTATGAGATTGATAGCAGGTATACAAGATAGAGTGGTATGAAAATTTAACAAGGAAGGCATTTATACTACTAACTCATTTGTGCAAGTTTTGCAAGAACAAACTTTGACGGATGATATCCTTAGCTACAAGTTCACAAATAGAATTTGGAAAAGACTCTGCCCCCTCGAGTTGAGTTGTTTATTTGGTTTGTGCTAGTAGGTCGAGTTAATACAAAGGACCTCTTGAGCAGATTTGGCATCATTGATTAGAATGATAATGTTTGTGTTATGTGTAACAAGGAAGTTGAATTTGTACAACATTTGTTTGTTACGTGTGAGTATGCTTGGCAAGTATGGTGTGCATGAATTACTCATGTGGGTCGTATTTGGAGCATCCCAGGGTCCATAAAAGAACACTTTGAGAGTTGGAGGACGATATGTAGAAATGAAttcatttttcaaaacaaagcaATAGTTGTAGTGAATTGCGTTGCTAGATCGTTTTGTTGCTCTAAGAAATAGTGTGAAACTAACTCCTTTTGCTGATGGCTATACCAGAAATGACATAAGAGTTACTTCGTATTTATTTTCTATCTCGTACGTTCTACCGAATGTATTGAGCTTGTTtcttctttcaaaaaaaattataaattaaaaaaattattaaaaatataaaaaattaaatttttaatgtatttattttatatttattaaaaaaatatttaaaaaaatttattaacaaTAATCTTATTATCTGTTTCAAAGACATATGttagttaaattattattattattattagtgttaaaaaatcaatatattttgtgatttatagtaattattagttattattaatattttttattagtataaaattatatttaataatgtaaaattacatattttttaattaaatattaattaaattttaatgaaaGTGGTATCCAGGTATAAAGATGATCCATATGACCGGATATGGGAGCCTTATTGGGACCAAAAGTGGACACAATTAAGCAGTAGACTTAGCAACGATGACTTGGGTCAGAATGACTTTAAAGTACCAGTTGTTGTATTGGAGACTTCAGCTACACCAAAAAATGCTACTGCCTCATTAGACTTCTACTGGGAGGAAGATTATCATAACAATGAAACTCAGCACCAATACTATTTCTACTTACACTTCGCTGACCTTCGGAAGGTGGCTCCAAATCAAACAAGTTCATTCACTATCACCATAAATGGCGTGCTTTGGGCAACAGTGGAACTCTTATACGCTAATGCGTATTCCACTTATTCTAAAGTCCCTTGGTATGGAAGCAAAAAGTATCACATTTCCCTTTTTCGGACAGAATCTTCCTCCCTTCCACCCATCATCAATGCTCTTGAGATTTATTCAGTGAAAGATTTCTCATCACAGTTAGAAACCCAAAAAGATGATGGTATATTCTGCTGctgtttaattttgtctaaACTTAATTAGCTTCTTCTTTTCATTCTTGTATGCATATTATTATTTAGCTTGCTTCTCGTGTACTCTTGAATCTTGATTATGATGAATATATATACACACCAGTGGATGCAGTCACAAACATCAAGAGGACTTATAGGGTGAACAGTAGAAACTGGGAAGGAGATCCATGTGCCCCCTTTGCATACAAGTGGCAAGGTGTAGACTGTAGCTCTTTTGATGGCTTTCTGAGAATCACATCCTTGTaagtttataattcattaaataataatacataaattAGAAACCATTTAACCGTTTAATTACAAAAACCAACCATAAATTCATTAttgaaataataattaatatttttggaAATGGAATATTAAAAGGAATTTGTCTTCAAGTGGACTGACCGGAGATATACCTCCTGATATTTCCAAGCTTACCATGTTAAAATCCTTGTGAGTACCTATCTCGTCTATCTCATTtggttaatatatatatatatattctatggtgattatattaattagtgttattaaaattaaaatcacattttttaataaattaaataacgtttttaaaaaaatgttgtttaacaataaaaaaatgacATTTTAATTCTAgtcataatttttaaaatactataATCATAGTAATCACCATAATATAATCATACTACA from Arachis stenosperma cultivar V10309 chromosome 9, arast.V10309.gnm1.PFL2, whole genome shotgun sequence encodes the following:
- the LOC130950466 gene encoding probable LRR receptor-like serine/threonine-protein kinase At1g05700 isoform X4; the encoded protein is MHAMAKKIANFLFLLLAALSFVATVQGQDQSAAGFISIDCGLPENSNYTEKSTGINYISDANFIDSGVSKTVSPQDKTTHPQYFTYLRSFPNGTRNCYRINVISATRYLIRASFLYGNYDGLNKFPEFDLYFGVHFWDTVKFTDSSVSINYEIIHTLSTDYIHICMVNKGTGIPFISVIEMRILDNANSTYVTEDRSTSLARFRRLAFGITNLTYRYKDDPYDRIWEPYWDQKWTQLSSRLSNDDLGQNDFKVPVVVLETSATPKNATASLDFYWEEDYHNNETQHQYYFYLHFADLRKVAPNQTSSFTITINGVLWATVELLYANAYSTYSKVPWYGSKKYHISLFRTESSSLPPIINALEIYSVKDFSSQLETQKDDVDAVTNIKRTYRVNSRNWEGDPCAPFAYKWQGVDCSSFDGFLRITSLNLSSSGLTGDIPPDISKLTMLKSLDLSNNNLSGTIPSFLAQLQSLEYLNLANNTLTGSVSNELLQKQSDGLLSLSVGQNPNLCASTSCNPQTNDTRKKENNAVIAVVASIAGILLLLVIIAAVIIFHQRKRYAAATNIILGKRRSSMKGTELESKQRQYSFNEVVKMTNNFDRILGRGGFGTVYHGFIEDIQVAVKMLSLSSVHGYQQFVAEVKLLMRVHHRNLTSLIGYCNEETNIGLIYEYMANGNLDEHLSGKNNSGRSLNWEDRLQIALDAAQDSLILDCPNVLLLMEIRMYRQL